One part of the Bdellovibrio sp. KM01 genome encodes these proteins:
- a CDS encoding phospholipase A — translation MWNHRIIAITAMALIIVFGVTVLAQTSTESTEKEESLGQDVLINKSKKLSALEKQEQLRILYYKPIYFAYGEPTSKLQYSFRVPLFEKFPLNFAYTQIIFWELQEESKPFLDATYNPEMFYRIDYDKKTIRSLDLGIFEHNSNGKAGDQSRSYNQSYLRANWAFESKSWVVQFSAKVKAIYGVDETNRDIYDYVGPLEGEIKFIQLFDSMFDQLEAVININPGGKWSTEFDKGGYQLSLNFHVGGLKVVPAFYVQYYHGYAETLVNYDQSVDEFRAGLMF, via the coding sequence ATGTGGAACCATCGAATTATCGCAATCACCGCCATGGCTCTTATTATCGTATTTGGGGTCACCGTTTTGGCGCAAACCTCGACTGAAAGCACCGAAAAAGAGGAATCATTAGGGCAGGATGTTTTAATTAATAAATCAAAAAAATTGTCGGCCCTGGAAAAACAAGAGCAACTGCGCATCTTGTATTACAAGCCGATTTATTTTGCCTATGGGGAGCCGACCAGCAAACTGCAATACAGTTTCCGCGTGCCACTCTTCGAAAAATTCCCTTTAAATTTTGCCTATACCCAAATCATCTTTTGGGAACTGCAAGAGGAGTCAAAACCTTTCTTAGATGCGACTTACAATCCTGAGATGTTCTATCGCATCGATTACGATAAAAAGACAATTCGCTCTTTGGATTTGGGTATCTTTGAGCATAACTCAAACGGTAAAGCGGGTGATCAATCTCGCTCCTATAACCAAAGTTATCTGCGTGCGAATTGGGCCTTTGAATCTAAAAGTTGGGTTGTTCAATTCTCTGCAAAGGTCAAGGCGATTTACGGAGTCGATGAAACCAATCGCGACATCTATGATTATGTGGGACCTTTAGAGGGGGAGATTAAATTTATCCAGCTCTTTGATTCGATGTTTGACCAATTGGAAGCCGTGATTAACATCAATCCCGGGGGGAAGTGGTCAACGGAGTTTGATAAAGGTGGTTATCAACTCAGTTTAAATTTTCATGTGGGTGGTTTGAAAGTCGTACCGGCATTCTATGTGCAGTACTATCACGGCTATGCTGAAACTTTGGTGAATTATGATCAGTCGGTAGATGAATTTAGAGCGGGCTTAATGTTCTAA
- a CDS encoding DUF1552 domain-containing protein: MHWNKLSRRQFLRGTGGLALALPFLPSMLPQAEAQTGPTIKKRFIAIHNGHCQAVEHWLPDPAKFTWSEKQTYAREVALSAIPNNMSPVLGSQFDSLRSKLLILSRLDPLSKTPNHNAECMLTGGVLSEATSSIDQVIAKYLYGGSPLNLYVKSVDDGNYTGASHVSVLNKAYVPGQFNPSAVFSSMFGTGTTTTTPSAADKLTRRDILVVDKVYAEYVNLRSNKRLSKDDLARVEQHMALISDLQKKLNANVTTPPPMTCTSPTGPTSSPTKSSNPADYQVVIDQMFDVIEVGVKCGKIQVATLMMHVYDYFSGSVNFVPGITGSNRFHEDINHAGTDELRAMKLAMMTFFANRVSRFLTRMDVVEDTTTGTTYLDNSLIMWGNDQGTTKNTNAHNSVNNPVLLAGSAGGFLKPGRHIDYGPSYGNLRRPIGGDEGDYKRGRPYNQLLITIMQAMGMQPADYEVGTTQGYGVYGTLESSYTYLGVNHRREILPLIKG, translated from the coding sequence ATGCATTGGAATAAGTTATCACGTCGTCAGTTTTTAAGAGGCACCGGTGGTCTTGCACTCGCTTTGCCTTTTCTGCCTTCCATGCTTCCACAAGCCGAGGCGCAGACCGGGCCGACCATTAAAAAACGTTTTATCGCCATCCATAATGGTCACTGTCAGGCTGTAGAGCATTGGCTTCCCGATCCGGCAAAATTCACTTGGAGTGAAAAGCAAACTTACGCCCGTGAAGTCGCGTTGTCAGCGATTCCAAACAACATGTCTCCGGTGCTGGGCAGTCAGTTTGACTCCCTTCGCTCGAAACTGTTAATTCTTTCCCGTCTGGATCCACTTTCAAAAACTCCGAATCACAATGCCGAGTGCATGTTGACTGGTGGCGTGCTTTCCGAAGCGACCAGCAGTATTGACCAAGTGATTGCAAAATATCTCTATGGTGGTTCTCCCCTGAATCTTTACGTTAAATCGGTGGATGACGGGAACTATACGGGTGCTTCCCACGTGAGTGTTTTGAACAAGGCCTATGTGCCTGGTCAATTCAACCCTTCTGCGGTGTTCTCAAGCATGTTTGGTACCGGTACGACGACAACGACGCCAAGTGCGGCGGATAAGCTCACGCGTCGTGATATTCTAGTCGTTGATAAAGTTTATGCAGAGTACGTGAACTTGCGCTCGAACAAGCGTCTTTCTAAAGATGACTTGGCCCGCGTTGAGCAACATATGGCTTTGATCAGTGATCTGCAAAAGAAACTAAACGCCAATGTCACAACTCCCCCACCGATGACATGTACCTCACCGACGGGTCCGACTTCATCACCGACGAAGTCATCCAATCCTGCCGACTACCAAGTGGTCATTGATCAGATGTTTGATGTGATTGAAGTGGGCGTTAAGTGCGGAAAAATCCAAGTGGCGACTTTGATGATGCATGTTTACGACTATTTCAGTGGTTCGGTAAACTTTGTTCCTGGGATCACCGGTTCAAACCGCTTCCATGAAGATATCAATCACGCTGGTACAGACGAGCTTCGCGCAATGAAACTTGCAATGATGACTTTCTTTGCCAATCGTGTTTCACGCTTCTTAACTCGAATGGACGTGGTTGAGGATACAACGACGGGTACGACGTACCTGGATAATTCCCTGATTATGTGGGGTAATGACCAAGGTACGACGAAAAATACCAATGCCCACAACTCCGTGAATAATCCAGTTTTGCTTGCAGGCAGTGCCGGTGGCTTTTTAAAACCAGGCCGTCACATTGACTATGGTCCTTCATATGGAAACTTGCGCCGTCCCATTGGTGGCGACGAAGGGGATTACAAACGCGGTCGTCCTTACAATCAATTGCTGATCACGATCATGCAAGCCATGGGTATGCAACCAGCCGACTACGAGGTAGGGACAACACAAGGTTACGGTGTGTATGGGACACTGGAATCAAGCTACACGTATTTGGGTGTGAATCACCGACGTGAAATCCTGCCACTGATTAAAGGTTAA
- a CDS encoding DUF1588 domain-containing protein — MKKAIFAKALRIGVKPYLLLAASTVTILSFQNCGEGFTVISNLQSVAGTNEPEYINESTEFAQGRDLYNQNCAGCHGVFENSTKSGKSLIDIKTAITNVPQMFAFSSLSETQLQLIALALNPGSPGTVTPTPSPSASPSPTATATASPSPTVSPTVSPSPSPTATATVSPSPTVSPTVSPSPTVSPSPTAPVVPANTFSCQPGEDPGVRDFRRLSRREYLLSLKVLSYGRANIDSLQTDIDNLPADVVTGVFDSTDMTVSAAHVEAYLTLAKKVAALFATSSTWRAAAMNNCNTSSGMTETCWTSFFNGFGRLAFRRPMTTAEQQVYKDLYNSEYGGNLNDGLTVAIMAMLQSPNFIYKMELNGTPVNGREDLVKITDYELASRIAFLATGRGPDTALMNDAVSGNLSTVEGYKTAVNRVFATAESKEHVAEFYNQWLGINRMPSSNHSAWFLGNVPRASIQPEGMQEMKDFTNYFTYSVAGTYRDMMTSPMSFTQGQALTLIYGAAKGAALPPAERPGLMSRVGFMFSPTDNTSLVHRGLVIRRNILCDSIPLPTIAPDEKDLFAPPVPDPKQSQRQQIETRTSPVRCQACHSLINPMGFVMENYNAFGKYRTVESIFDANGNILANHPVNAKVKPNIDSGSDPEVNGLAEMSSAIANSSRGPACMVKQWGTYTLGRAITAADNCSMNTSFSQLVDPAKASSSGDQPGTILNMIKSPAFDANFRLRKRGAL; from the coding sequence GCGGGCTGCCACGGAGTTTTTGAAAACTCCACGAAATCCGGCAAATCATTGATTGATATTAAAACTGCCATCACCAATGTGCCGCAGATGTTTGCGTTCTCTTCATTATCTGAAACGCAATTACAACTGATCGCACTCGCATTGAATCCTGGTTCGCCGGGTACGGTGACGCCGACGCCATCTCCTTCTGCATCTCCGTCTCCGACGGCCACTGCGACAGCGTCTCCTTCTCCAACAGTTTCTCCTACCGTATCGCCTTCTCCGTCACCAACCGCGACAGCAACGGTGTCCCCGTCTCCAACAGTATCGCCGACGGTTTCTCCGTCGCCAACAGTCTCACCTTCTCCGACGGCGCCCGTGGTGCCAGCTAATACCTTCTCTTGCCAACCGGGTGAAGACCCAGGGGTCAGAGACTTCCGCCGCCTGTCTCGCCGTGAATATCTGCTTTCATTAAAAGTTCTTTCCTATGGCCGAGCGAATATCGATTCTCTGCAAACGGACATCGATAACTTGCCTGCTGACGTTGTAACGGGTGTTTTTGACTCGACTGATATGACTGTTTCCGCAGCTCACGTTGAGGCTTACCTGACGTTGGCTAAAAAAGTTGCGGCCCTGTTCGCGACAAGCTCTACTTGGAGAGCGGCAGCAATGAACAACTGTAATACCAGCAGCGGTATGACAGAGACTTGCTGGACTTCGTTCTTTAACGGCTTTGGTCGCTTGGCTTTCCGCCGTCCCATGACCACAGCAGAGCAACAAGTTTACAAAGATCTTTACAACTCAGAATATGGTGGCAATCTCAACGATGGCTTAACGGTTGCGATCATGGCCATGCTTCAATCCCCAAACTTCATTTATAAAATGGAGTTAAACGGAACGCCCGTTAATGGTCGTGAAGACTTGGTGAAAATCACAGACTATGAACTGGCTTCCCGTATCGCCTTCCTGGCAACAGGTCGCGGCCCTGATACGGCTTTGATGAATGATGCTGTTAGCGGAAACCTGTCAACGGTCGAGGGTTATAAAACGGCCGTCAACCGTGTCTTTGCAACGGCCGAATCCAAAGAGCACGTGGCAGAGTTCTATAATCAATGGCTGGGTATCAACCGTATGCCTTCTTCAAATCACTCGGCTTGGTTCTTAGGAAATGTCCCGCGTGCTTCGATTCAACCTGAAGGCATGCAGGAGATGAAAGACTTCACGAATTACTTCACTTACTCTGTTGCCGGCACTTACCGCGATATGATGACTTCACCGATGAGCTTCACTCAAGGTCAGGCATTGACTCTGATTTATGGAGCCGCAAAAGGTGCAGCCCTTCCTCCTGCCGAGCGCCCAGGTCTGATGAGCCGTGTGGGCTTTATGTTCAGCCCGACTGACAACACCAGCCTTGTGCATCGTGGTCTGGTGATTCGCAGAAATATTCTTTGCGACTCTATTCCACTTCCAACAATTGCCCCGGATGAAAAGGATCTTTTTGCTCCGCCAGTTCCAGATCCAAAACAGTCTCAACGTCAGCAAATCGAAACTCGTACTTCTCCAGTGCGCTGTCAGGCTTGTCACTCCCTGATCAACCCAATGGGTTTTGTAATGGAAAATTACAATGCCTTCGGTAAGTACCGCACGGTTGAAAGTATTTTCGATGCGAATGGCAACATCCTGGCAAATCACCCGGTGAATGCCAAAGTAAAACCAAATATCGATTCAGGCAGCGATCCCGAGGTCAATGGCTTGGCTGAGATGTCTTCCGCTATCGCCAACTCTTCCCGTGGGCCGGCTTGTATGGTGAAACAATGGGGTACATATACGCTGGGCCGTGCAATCACGGCGGCGGATAACTGCTCAATGAACACGAGCTTCTCGCAATTGGTTGATCCAGCCAAGGCGAGCTCAAGCGGTGATCAACCCGGAACAATTTTAAATATGATTAAATCGCCAGCGTTTGATGCAAATTTCCGTTTGCGTAAACGTGGGGCGCTGTAA